The Desulfonatronum lacustre DSM 10312 region ATGCCGGGACCGAGGTGGCGTGGAAGGCGGCTCAGGTTCAGATACAATGTCAGGGCGACCATGATCGGCAGGTGGGCAGCGGTGATGATGCCGGCAACGGACAGGATGACCACGGGGTTGCGCAGCAGCAGGAAGACGATGATCGGAATCCCGGTCAGGACAACCAGGATGTAACTGTTCATCAGCTGCCTGCGCAGCCCGGCTCGGGATCTTCCTTTCTCAAGACGTTTCATGGTCCGCGGCAGCAACATCAATGTCGCGTCCGCGTACATCCTCCCCCAGCCGTCCTGATTGGAGAGGATGGACCCCCACAAGGCCACGAAAATGCCGGCCACGAGCAGATACTGACCTGGTCCGCCCCAGACCTCGCCCAGCAACCTGGCCAGATCCTCAGCCACCCGGATGCCTTCGGGAATGACCCCCAGTGGCCGGAGCAGCTCCGCGCCCAGGGTGAGGAAGGAAAAATTGACAATGGTGGCGCCGAGCACGCCGATGGCCGCCGTGGTGGACATGATCACCAGCCAGCGGCGCAGCCGCGTATCGGCATCGCTGCGTTTGGTCGACGTTTCCGGAGGCAACGTGTCGTCTCCCTCAATAATCTCCCCGCCGTATCCCCGGGCCGCGACCCAGTAGGAGAACCACATCATGCCCGCGGCACCCGCCAGGAGAAAGCCGAACCAGGGCAGAATGAAATAAAGGTCAAAGTCCGGAACCATTGTGGGAATCAGTCCCCTGCCGTACGCCTCCCAGCCCGGAAAGACAGCGATTGCGGTCAAAAATACGGAAACGATCATTATCACCGCCATGACCGTGGTAACCAGCTCCAGCTTCTTGTATTGGCCGCTGATCACCAGCACGGCGGAAACAAGGATGATCCCCACCGACGCAACGGCTTGGTTCAGGGGCAGGACGATCACCAGCGCGCTCCCAACAAGGGCCGCGATGCCCGAGACCACAACGATGCCGCTGACAATGCCGGGCACGAAGATGAGCCATACGGCCCACCCCCTGGGGCCTTTCAGGCCCTCGTAGCCTTCGAGGATCGTGCGCCCGGAAACCACGGTGTAACGGCCGATCTCCCGGATGATCACCCAGGTCAGAAACGTCACGATGAGCGCCGCCCAGAGCAGGTCGTAGCCGTACCGGGAGCCGACCCTGGGCGTGAACAGGATCGATCCGGAACCCACCGAAGAGACCATCCAGACAAATCCGGGCCCAAACCATTTCAACCGTTCCCACTTGGTGGGCACGGGAGAAACAAATGCCCTGCGCTGCTCCTGACTCCGGTAGTCCGCACCCTGATTCATGTCGCAAATGCCATCATGGGCGACATGGCGGGTTTGGATTCACTGGTATCCGTCCGCTCAAACTGGACCACGATGGGCACGTTGGACTCGATCACGGCGCCGTAATCCGTATCCAGCGGAGGCGCCTCCGGGTTGATCAGGTTGTTCACGCGCACCCGCCGGATCCGACGCGGCGGGATATCCAGCTTGTACGGCCCCACCGGTTCGCGGTCAGCATAGAACAGGGTCACCTTGACCTGCGCCTCCCGGTACCCGACATTGAGGAAACACAACTCGTCCCGGCTGGTGTTTTCAGGCTCCCGCCCGGTACTGCGCAACGGAATACGCCCAGCCGAAATCATCCAGACCTTCCGTCCCATTTTCATCATTTCCACGCCCCCCATAAAGCTTCTCTTTCGGTATCGGTATCGGCATCGGGGTCGAATTAGGATTGTTGGCGAACACAGTATCGATCCCGATCCCGATACCGATACCGACGCCGACCCCCATGATTTCTGACTTCTGACCTCTGAATTCTATCACTATCCCCCTACCCTTCCTCAAAAATCGTCCGTAGATACGCATTCATGAACACCCCTTCCGGGTCCATGGACCGACGGATTCCCTGGAAATGATCCCAGCGGGGGTACAGCTGCTTCAGGTTCGTGGCGGTCTGGTAGTGCTTCTTGCCCCAGTGCGGCCGACCGCCGTATTTGGTCAGGTACGGCTCGATGTCCCTGAAAAATGCGTCATGGGGCAGGGACGCGTTGTGGTGCATGGAAATGGTGGCCGAGGCCCTGCCGTACGCTCCGCTCAACATGGCTTCGTCCGCGGCCACGGTTCGGTACAGGACCCGCCAACCGACATCCTTCCTATGAACGTCCTTGATCCTCTGGCGGATCTCTTCAAAGCAGGGCGGACCGTTTTCAATGGGCAGCCAGTATTCGATTTCATCGAACTTGTTACCCCGCGACCGGGGGATGACGTCGCCGCTCCAGCCCGTCCGTTCCTTCTGGCACCAGGCATAGGGGATGTCCTTCGGCCCTGTACCGGGAATGTTCAGGGTCCTGAGTTTGGCCTCATCGCTGCGGGGGTACCAGTAGAAATCAAAATTGCGGTTCGAGGCGATGAGCTTGTCCAGGTTGACCATGCAGTCCTCGATATGGGTGCACCATTCCTTGCGGTGCAGGTGAAAGGCGGGCACCAACTTGAGCCGAAGTTCGGTGAAGATACCCAGAGTCCCCAGGGCGACCCGGGCGGCCAAGGTGAAGTCGGGATCGTCCTTAATGCTGAAATCGACGATCTCACCCTTGCCGTTGACAAGCCTGCCCCCAACAAGATGGTTGGACATGGTCCGGAGATTTCGTCCCGTGCCGTGCGTTCCCGTGCCGATGGCACCGGCCAGGGCCTGAAGATCCACGTCGCCGAGGTTCTCAAGGGCCAGGCCATGCTCAAGAAATATCTCGTTGGCCTCCGTGAGCATCGTTCCGCCACGGATGGCGATTGTCGCCCCATCCCTGGCCACGAAGCCATTGAAGTTTTTCATGGACACCAGGATGTCCGGCGTCTGCACCAGAGGCGTCGAGGAATGGCCCGCACCACTGACACGAACCGTTTGCTTCTCGTCTCCGGCCCGGCGGATGATCCGGGCAAGCTCCTCTTCGTTCTCGGGAACAACCACGGCAGCAGGTGTAAACCGCACGCTTCCGGACCAGTTCGACCATTCGCTCATCGTCCGCTCTCCTACTGATTAAAGATGAATGCTGAATGATGAACCGCCCGCTTCGCTCAAGGCGCGGAGGACGCTAAGGAAACATTTGGAAAGCAGGGAAAAATTATTCTTTGCGTCCTCCGCGCCTTGAGCGAAGCGGGCGGTTCATTTTTTTTCGCGCAGAGCCTTTCTTGCCAGATCATCCAGGTCTTCATCCGTAACCATTGGCAGATACCGCTTTCGATACAGTTCGTCATGAAAGATACTCAATATGGCAATCAGAGGCGCAGCAATCAGGACACCCAATACGCCAAAAGCCGCAACGGATAAAAGCATCGCAAAAATTACAGCTAATGGATGCAATTTCATTCCACGCGCCATGATAAACGGCTCAAGAAAATTACTTTGCAGACCTTGAATCACGACATACGCAAGAAGAACCCATAATGGAGTCATTCCACCAGCTCCGAAAGCGAGCAACAGTGCTGGTATGGCACTCAAAAACGGGCCAAGAAATGGTATGGCACCCATAAGCGCCGCGAAAATTCCGAGAACAAGAGCGTCCAAAAATCCAAAAATTATCCACATAAAGATAAAAACAAGCAGGCCGATCGAAGCCATGTCCAAGAGCATCGTTCCTGCCCACTTCGGTGCAAATTCGGTGATTCGCTGAAGAAGGATTTGGGCTTGATCATGGTTGCGCTTGGGTACAAGTAAAAAAATCGCCCTAAAAATCGGACGTGGATTCATGATTGTAAACAAAACGCCGAAAAAGACGGTCACCAATACGATGAAGATTTGACCGGCATTGAATGCCACCGCGGTAAAGTTACCCAGCAAATCCTGAAACATTCCGGTGATATTGGAACGAAGAGTTTCGCCTTGATCAGAGGATTTTGATACTTCATCGGATTCCTCCTCGCCAGCAGGTTCGACAGTTTCCGGGTCATCCCGTGCAATTTCAGTGGAAACTTCCTCCTGCAACTTCTCTTCGGAAAGTATGGCTTGCTGCTCAAGTCGAATCAGAGGCTTCTGAATACGCTCCCAGTATTCAGGTATCTCCCTCGTGAGATTTTCGACGGATTCCTTCATCGGCCCGAACATTGTCCAGCCCGCCAAAACGATGCTTCCGAGAAAGCCAAGCGTGAACAGTCCGGCCGCGAGTCTTCTGTTGCGTGTCACAACCTGTATCCGCAAAATCACTGGATTGATTGCCAGCGCAATGAGCATGGTGAGCACAAAGGACAACAGAATCGGAGACAGCAACCAATAAGCTTTGATAAAAGCATAAATCGCCGCTGCCAGGACTATATAGAAAGAAAGCGAGCGAGGCTTCACTTCAATTGCAGGGTTGCTTTCCATGCATTATTCTCTTCTTCTCCGAAAGATCTCCTTGGAACGGAAACTCCAATCATCCAAGGTTCTGCGCCGCGAAATCCCAGTTGACCAGATTGTCCAGCACTGCCTTGACGTAGTCGGCGCGACGGTTCTGATAATCCAGGTAATAGGCGTGCTCCCACACATCAATGGTCAACAACGGCTTCATTCCGTTGGTCAACGGCAGATCCGCGTTACCGGTCTTGACCACCTTGAGCGTGTCCCCGTCCAGCACGAGCCAAGCCCAGCCACTGCCGAACTGGGCAGTTGCCGCGGCGGCAAGCTCCTGCTTGCAGGCCTCGACACTGCCGTAGGATGCCTCCATTCTCTGTTTGAGTGCCGCGGGTGGTTCGCCTCCGCCCTTTGGCTTCATGCTGTTCCAGTAGAATGTATGGTTCCATATCTGCGCCGCGTTGTTGAAGATCTCCATCTTTTCCGGCCGTCCCGCACTACCGGAAATAATCTCCTCCAATGACGATCCAGCATATTCTGTTTCGGCGATAAGGTTGTTCAGTTTGTCCACATACCCTTTGTGATGTTTCCCATAATGAAAACCGATCGTTTCTGCTGTTATGACCGGCTCCAATGCGTTCTCGGCATAAGGAAGAGGTGGTAATGCAATGGGTGATGCTGCCTGAACAGACCTGGGAAGACCGAGACCACCCATCATGAGCCAGCCCGCGGTGCCCATGGATGCGATAAGAAAAACGCGACGATCAAGCATAGTCTTGATTGCATTTTCTCTGTTCATACCAGCGTCCTTTTGCGATACGTTTTCAATCTTTTCATTTGTCATTGTTTGAACCCTCATATTCAAATTTAGTTTCGTGCCGTGCTTTCAGTGCCACACATCACCATTTGAGACGATTAACAACCGGATAATTATAATTCTTCCACACCTTCAAGGTCGCTGTTCGCCGGTCCGCTTATGACCCGCCCGTAACGGTCGTAGCTTGAACCGTGACATGGGCAATCCCAGGTCTTCTCCAAGGGATTCCAGCTTACCATGCACCCAAGGTGTGGACACACGGCTGAGCGCTCATGCAGGGTTCCTTGTTCGTCACGGTATACCGCAAGCTTCCGCAGCCCTCGTCGAATGATCGCCCCTTCGCCCTGGGCAATCTCTTCGGTTGAACCCACGTCCCCCCCTGTCAAATAATCCTCGGCGTACTGCACGGCGACATCGATATTCTCCTTGGCATATTCCAGAAAGGCACGGAGAGACTTGCGAGAAGGATCATAGAGCGGTACCCAGGAGCTTTCGCGCCCGACAATTAAGTCCGTGATGAGAATTCCCGCAATGGTGCCATGCGTCATGCCCATTCCTGAATCTCCGGTAGCGATAAAAACGTTTCGCGGGTCGCCTGGATTGCGTCCGATGAAGGCAATGCCGTCAACGGGCTCCATAACCTGACCAGACCAGGCAAACACTATCCTTTCAATCATCGGGAATCGCTCACGTGCCCACGCTTCAAGATTCGCGTGCCGCTGCTCGCCGTCTTCCGCGTGTCCTGCTTTGTGATCCTCACCTCCGACGATCAGAACATCGTACGGGTCACCATCTCCAGAGGAAATACTGTGAATCCTGACGTAGTGGTATGGATCGGCTGTATCCCAGTACAAAGCTCTTGTAACCGAACCGCGTGAAATCCGTGCGCCGATCACATAGGTCTGATAAGGGGCCTGTTTGGTGTGGATGGTGACGATGTTGTTTACCGGAGTGTTCGTGGCGATCACAATCGCAGTAGCGGTCACTACGTATCCATTGCTTGTTTCGACCCGCGCCTGCGCGCCTCCCTCCATAGTGCTTGCGTGTGATCCGGTGAAGATGCGCCCGCCGTCGCGTTCAATGGCGCGACTGAGCCCGGCCAGATACTTCACGGGGTGGAACTGCGCCTGTCGGGGAAAGCGCAAACACAATCCGGTGTCGAAAGAATCAATTGGCGCACGCTCAACCTGCTCAACATCCCTGAGTCCCGCGCGATGCGCGGCCTTCACTTCACGTTCGAGCACGTCTTTTGAGTCCCCGGGTGGAACGAACAGGTAGCCGTCAAGGCGTTCGAAATCACAATCAATTCCCTCTTCCGCAATGATGGCCTCGATGCGGTCAATCGCCGCCGTGTGACTTTGGGCGGCGATCCGAGCCCCCTTTTCGCCATGCAGACGCTCGATCTCAAAATAGCCGTCGTCAATAGCATTGGATAGGTGAGCCGATGTACGCTCCGTCATTCCTCCACCAATTCGCCCGTCAT contains the following coding sequences:
- a CDS encoding Nramp family divalent metal transporter, with protein sequence MNQGADYRSQEQRRAFVSPVPTKWERLKWFGPGFVWMVSSVGSGSILFTPRVGSRYGYDLLWAALIVTFLTWVIIREIGRYTVVSGRTILEGYEGLKGPRGWAVWLIFVPGIVSGIVVVSGIAALVGSALVIVLPLNQAVASVGIILVSAVLVISGQYKKLELVTTVMAVIMIVSVFLTAIAVFPGWEAYGRGLIPTMVPDFDLYFILPWFGFLLAGAAGMMWFSYWVAARGYGGEIIEGDDTLPPETSTKRSDADTRLRRWLVIMSTTAAIGVLGATIVNFSFLTLGAELLRPLGVIPEGIRVAEDLARLLGEVWGGPGQYLLVAGIFVALWGSILSNQDGWGRMYADATLMLLPRTMKRLEKGRSRAGLRRQLMNSYILVVLTGIPIIVFLLLRNPVVILSVAGIITAAHLPIMVALTLYLNLSRLPRHLGPGIFFTTATGFAIVFYAFFSILFFYNLLFS
- a CDS encoding sensory rhodopsin transducer, which produces MGRKVWMISAGRIPLRSTGREPENTSRDELCFLNVGYREAQVKVTLFYADREPVGPYKLDIPPRRIRRVRVNNLINPEAPPLDTDYGAVIESNVPIVVQFERTDTSESKPAMSPMMAFAT
- a CDS encoding D-arabinono-1,4-lactone oxidase; its protein translation is MSEWSNWSGSVRFTPAAVVVPENEEELARIIRRAGDEKQTVRVSGAGHSSTPLVQTPDILVSMKNFNGFVARDGATIAIRGGTMLTEANEIFLEHGLALENLGDVDLQALAGAIGTGTHGTGRNLRTMSNHLVGGRLVNGKGEIVDFSIKDDPDFTLAARVALGTLGIFTELRLKLVPAFHLHRKEWCTHIEDCMVNLDKLIASNRNFDFYWYPRSDEAKLRTLNIPGTGPKDIPYAWCQKERTGWSGDVIPRSRGNKFDEIEYWLPIENGPPCFEEIRQRIKDVHRKDVGWRVLYRTVAADEAMLSGAYGRASATISMHHNASLPHDAFFRDIEPYLTKYGGRPHWGKKHYQTATNLKQLYPRWDHFQGIRRSMDPEGVFMNAYLRTIFEEG
- a CDS encoding AI-2E family transporter, translated to MESNPAIEVKPRSLSFYIVLAAAIYAFIKAYWLLSPILLSFVLTMLIALAINPVILRIQVVTRNRRLAAGLFTLGFLGSIVLAGWTMFGPMKESVENLTREIPEYWERIQKPLIRLEQQAILSEEKLQEEVSTEIARDDPETVEPAGEEESDEVSKSSDQGETLRSNITGMFQDLLGNFTAVAFNAGQIFIVLVTVFFGVLFTIMNPRPIFRAIFLLVPKRNHDQAQILLQRITEFAPKWAGTMLLDMASIGLLVFIFMWIIFGFLDALVLGIFAALMGAIPFLGPFLSAIPALLLAFGAGGMTPLWVLLAYVVIQGLQSNFLEPFIMARGMKLHPLAVIFAMLLSVAAFGVLGVLIAAPLIAILSIFHDELYRKRYLPMVTDEDLDDLARKALREKK
- a CDS encoding superoxide dismutase gives rise to the protein MLDRRVFLIASMGTAGWLMMGGLGLPRSVQAASPIALPPLPYAENALEPVITAETIGFHYGKHHKGYVDKLNNLIAETEYAGSSLEEIISGSAGRPEKMEIFNNAAQIWNHTFYWNSMKPKGGGEPPAALKQRMEASYGSVEACKQELAAAATAQFGSGWAWLVLDGDTLKVVKTGNADLPLTNGMKPLLTIDVWEHAYYLDYQNRRADYVKAVLDNLVNWDFAAQNLG
- a CDS encoding FAD-dependent oxidoreductase is translated as MDSHSRQTISTWVATAEVPEHSPLTENTHADVCIVGAGIAGMTIAYLLAREGRSVVVLDDGRIGGGMTERTSAHLSNAIDDGYFEIERLHGEKGARIAAQSHTAAIDRIEAIIAEEGIDCDFERLDGYLFVPPGDSKDVLEREVKAAHRAGLRDVEQVERAPIDSFDTGLCLRFPRQAQFHPVKYLAGLSRAIERDGGRIFTGSHASTMEGGAQARVETSNGYVVTATAIVIATNTPVNNIVTIHTKQAPYQTYVIGARISRGSVTRALYWDTADPYHYVRIHSISSGDGDPYDVLIVGGEDHKAGHAEDGEQRHANLEAWARERFPMIERIVFAWSGQVMEPVDGIAFIGRNPGDPRNVFIATGDSGMGMTHGTIAGILITDLIVGRESSWVPLYDPSRKSLRAFLEYAKENIDVAVQYAEDYLTGGDVGSTEEIAQGEGAIIRRGLRKLAVYRDEQGTLHERSAVCPHLGCMVSWNPLEKTWDCPCHGSSYDRYGRVISGPANSDLEGVEEL